The stretch of DNA AGAAGAATGTCGTACTTCAAGCAAATCCCCCTGCTGAAAATACTCCGATACATGCTGCTATGATGCCGGCAGCAACTGAACCAAGCCAGTAAATTATTGCTGCAGACTTATTCTTTTTAAACAACTGGGCTGTTTCCAATTCATACGTGCTGAATGTAGTATATCCTCCAAGAAGGCCTGTTATCAAAAATAAATTTAATAATTGATAATTATTATATAATACTAAAGTAGAAATGACACCTATGAGAAATGATCCAGATATGTTTATGATAAATGTTCCAATCGGGAATATGTGATTGGTTTTCTTTAAGACCGCTGTAGAAATGGACCATCTTAAAACTGCACCTATGCCTCCTCCGATAAAAACGATGAGAAGAAGTACCAGATTGTCCAGCTGGATCATTGATGATGTATCATGAACCAACTATAATAAGCTTCAGAGAAGACACGATCCATATTCAAAAAGTAAAGACAAAAAAAGAGCCACTGGAGGGGTTCGAACCCTCGGCCTGCGGTTTACGAAACCGCCGCTCCTTAACGGTCTTTTTTTAAAAGACTACCGCTGAGCTACAGTGGCACTGAAATAAGGCAAGGCTCCATTGGTTTATATGTTTTTGGTATAGCCATTTACATTGTTTTGAGTGGTGGACACAGATTATGATATTTTGCATACCCTGGACAATCATCGCGTCCCAATTTTGATAAGAAAGATGCAAGGCGATCTATGCTTAATACGCGTTCCATTCATCCTGAGCATATAATGTGAAAGAGCGCATCTGAATGAATTATACGGCAGATGATTGTATCAAAGCTGCATTTATTCAGTAACTCTAACATCAAGTGCCCTGTGCTCTGCCTCAATCTCTTGTTTCAATTCCTCTTCTGTAGGAAGGTAGAGTTTATACTTAGACGTGAAAATCTGTGTATTGCCTTCCGGTAAAGTGTATTTTACCACCGCGTCACTTTTATCTGAACAAAGTACAATTCCAATAGGTGGATTGTCACCTTCATTCATCAGTTCGCGTGTGTAATAGTTGACATACATCTGCATTTGTCCAATATCCTGATGCGTCAAGTCTCCAGTTTTTAAATCTATTAAAACAAAACATTTTAGAACATAATTATAAAAAACTAAGTCTATGTGAAAATGTCTACCATCAAAGTTGATATGTTTCTGTCGCGCGACAAAAGAAAAACCGCGTCCAAGTTCAAGAAGGAATTTTTGCATATGGTCAATAAGGGCCTGCTCAATATCCGACTCATAAAAACTTGCAGCTTGCTCTAAACCGAGAAATTCAAGCACATACGGATCTCGGATTATATCTTCCGGCGTTTTTTTAGGTTCACGCTTTTCAGTGTCGGTCAGTCCAGCCCTGTTGCCATGGCTTGCAAGCAATCTTTCATACGAAAATGTGTTAATCTGCCTCTCCAACTGACGAGTGCTCCAATTTGATTTTACACATTCATCAATATAGAACTGCCTTGCAGATTCATTTTCAACACGCATAAGCAAACGATAATGAGACCAGCTTAATTCGCGACACAGTGCGTCTCGATTTGGAAATGTAAGGTAAAATTGTCGCATTTTTCTAAGATTGGTTTCATCAAACCCCTTTCCGAAGTCAGCAATCATTCGTGCTGATAATTCCTTTAGTTAGTATCACAAAAAACGCAAAATTACAACGTTTTCATGCCTCCAAGGTCCTGTCATAATTGGTCTCAAATTGAAAACAATTACAAAAGCTAACAACCACCCAAACTTAGAGAAAGCACAAGCAAACTTGAAGTTAGCAAGTATGCACTACACCTAATAATGCGTACTAAA from Candidatus Methanomassiliicoccus intestinalis Issoire-Mx1 encodes:
- the crcB gene encoding fluoride efflux transporter CrcB, which translates into the protein MIQLDNLVLLLIVFIGGGIGAVLRWSISTAVLKKTNHIFPIGTFIINISGSFLIGVISTLVLYNNYQLLNLFLITGLLGGYTTFSTYELETAQLFKKNKSAAIIYWLGSVAAGIIAACIGVFSAGGFA